The following are from one region of the Streptomyces rubrogriseus genome:
- a CDS encoding alpha/beta fold hydrolase, whose amino-acid sequence MRWAGPDTFAAFGLTAVPGTDAFWDGLTTPLSIPDGDGWTTLFLRRGPRAASIDFESWSAPVPLRRWRDTDCWYAEVRMPARLRVTYRFVEGEDAYADPYNPAGAGGERSVAATPDAPAQPHWPLVDAGDVLPLPRTRLRWTSERLGGRRTVRVHPVGGGGPVVLLLDGDDWLYLHPATSAFDSAVASGEMPPVTLVFLPAGDRGAEFGCRPALWEAVRDELLPLVAGSGVRADPGRTVVAGQSLGGLSALYAALEFPELVSRVACQSASLWWTPGAADLPDPLGGPVGGTIAARLRARPDLSGLRIAFDVGEHEQRMLPHCALVESLTEQAGATVRVSRSASGHDRAGWRHALLRDVAWALA is encoded by the coding sequence ATGAGGTGGGCGGGGCCGGACACCTTCGCCGCGTTCGGGCTGACCGCCGTGCCCGGCACCGACGCCTTCTGGGACGGTCTGACGACGCCCCTGTCGATACCCGACGGCGACGGGTGGACGACCCTGTTCCTGCGGCGCGGGCCGCGGGCGGCGAGCATCGACTTCGAGAGCTGGTCGGCTCCGGTGCCCTTGCGGCGCTGGCGCGACACGGACTGCTGGTACGCCGAGGTGCGCATGCCGGCGCGACTGCGGGTGACGTACCGGTTCGTCGAGGGCGAGGACGCGTACGCCGACCCGTACAACCCCGCGGGCGCGGGCGGCGAGCGGTCCGTCGCCGCGACCCCGGACGCCCCGGCCCAGCCGCACTGGCCACTGGTCGACGCCGGCGACGTCCTGCCGCTGCCCCGCACCCGGCTGCGCTGGACCAGCGAGCGGCTCGGCGGGCGGCGTACCGTGCGGGTCCATCCGGTGGGCGGGGGCGGGCCGGTGGTCCTGCTGCTCGACGGGGACGACTGGCTGTACCTGCACCCGGCGACGTCCGCCTTCGACTCGGCCGTCGCGAGCGGTGAGATGCCTCCGGTCACCCTGGTCTTCCTCCCGGCCGGGGACCGCGGCGCCGAGTTCGGGTGCCGGCCCGCGCTGTGGGAGGCGGTGCGGGACGAGTTGCTGCCCCTGGTGGCCGGGAGCGGGGTGCGGGCCGACCCGGGCCGGACGGTGGTCGCGGGGCAGAGCCTCGGCGGTCTGAGCGCGCTGTACGCGGCGCTGGAGTTCCCGGAGCTGGTGTCCCGGGTCGCCTGTCAGTCGGCGTCGCTGTGGTGGACGCCCGGCGCCGCGGATCTGCCGGACCCCCTGGGCGGCCCGGTCGGCGGCACGATCGCGGCGCGGCTGCGTGCGCGTCCCGACCTGTCCGGGCTGCGGATCGCGTTCGACGTGGGGGAACACGAGCAGCGCATGCTCCCCCACTGCGCCCTTGTCGAGTCCCTGACGGAACAGGCCGGTGCGACCGTACGGGTCTCCAGGTCGGCCTCGGGCCACGACCGCGCGGGCTGGCGGCACGCGCTGCTCCGGGACGTGGCCTGGGCCCTCGCCTAG
- a CDS encoding MbtH family protein, whose amino-acid sequence MSTNPFDDADGRFLVLVNDEGQHSLWPSFAAVPGGWTTVFEENSRDACLAYVEANWTDLRPRSLARSADA is encoded by the coding sequence ATGAGCACCAACCCCTTCGACGACGCCGACGGCCGCTTTCTCGTCCTGGTGAACGACGAGGGCCAGCACTCGCTCTGGCCGTCCTTCGCGGCGGTGCCGGGCGGATGGACGACCGTGTTCGAGGAGAACTCCCGGGACGCCTGCCTGGCCTACGTCGAGGCCAACTGGACCGACCTGCGCCCGCGTTCCCTCGCCCGCTCCGCGGACGCCTGA
- a CDS encoding TetR/AcrR family transcriptional regulator: MSDSPTPGRRERKKAATRQAIADAALRLFLEHGFDRVSVRDVAEQADVSTTTLFAHFPSKESLVFDREQDVDAALAAAVRERPEGQGVVEALRAHALESWVPIVTDPRRARFTALVNDTPALREYGERMWMRHADTLSTVIAEELDREPDDPACAALARFVLEIPALTTGRQDPRATVETVFDLLLHGWRSQAGPRPPQAGRG; this comes from the coding sequence ATGTCCGACTCACCGACCCCAGGCCGCCGCGAGCGCAAGAAGGCGGCGACCAGGCAGGCGATCGCCGACGCCGCCCTGCGGCTGTTCCTGGAGCACGGTTTCGACCGGGTCAGCGTCCGCGACGTCGCCGAGCAGGCCGATGTCTCGACGACGACCCTCTTCGCGCACTTTCCGAGCAAGGAGTCGCTGGTCTTCGACCGCGAACAGGACGTCGACGCCGCGCTGGCCGCCGCCGTGCGGGAACGGCCCGAGGGCCAGGGCGTGGTCGAGGCACTCCGGGCACACGCCCTGGAGTCCTGGGTGCCGATCGTGACCGATCCACGCCGGGCACGCTTCACCGCCCTGGTCAACGACACGCCCGCGCTCCGCGAGTACGGGGAACGCATGTGGATGCGACACGCCGACACCCTGAGCACCGTGATCGCGGAGGAGCTCGACCGGGAGCCGGACGACCCGGCATGCGCGGCGCTGGCCCGGTTCGTCCTGGAGATCCCCGCCCTGACCACGGGACGGCAAGATCCCCGGGCGACCGTGGAAACGGTGTTCGACCTGCTTCTGCACGGCTGGCGGTCACAGGCGGGCCCACGCCCCCCTCAGGCGGGCCGCGGATAG
- a CDS encoding FAD-dependent oxidoreductase: MNSPTPAAARISIIGAGPGGLTCARVLRQHGIAVTVYDRDPDAASRDQGGSLDLHEEDGQLALREAGLLEEFFALARCESQEERRFDAAGRLLGHRLPDEGETARPEIDRGQLRELLLGSLDAGTVRWGHGLESVGGPADGPRTLTFTDGSTVETDLVIGADGAFSRVRAAVSDAVPRYTGVGFLEAWFDDMESAHPELSELVGRGSAHVADGQRGLFAQRSSGGHMRVYLMRRVALDWMTTSGLRPDDTDGIRARLLAEYAGWSPRILRMITENDGPYVDRPLFALPVPHTWRPTPGVTLLGDAAHLMPPLGVGVNLAMLDAAELALALAASATVDDAVRTYEKTMLPRSAEIAGMLEGGAGFLLEEPDDEDLARLGAPGADGGPRE; this comes from the coding sequence ATGAACTCTCCGACGCCCGCCGCCGCGCGGATCAGCATCATCGGTGCGGGCCCGGGAGGGCTCACCTGCGCACGTGTGCTGCGACAGCACGGCATCGCGGTCACGGTGTACGACCGCGATCCGGACGCCGCCTCCCGCGACCAGGGAGGCTCGCTCGACCTGCACGAGGAGGACGGCCAGCTCGCGCTCCGCGAAGCGGGCCTGCTGGAGGAGTTCTTCGCGCTCGCCAGGTGCGAGAGCCAGGAGGAGCGCCGCTTCGACGCCGCGGGGCGGCTCCTCGGGCACCGGCTGCCGGACGAGGGCGAGACGGCCCGCCCGGAGATCGACCGCGGTCAGCTCCGGGAGCTCCTGCTGGGATCGCTCGACGCCGGGACGGTGCGGTGGGGACACGGCCTGGAATCGGTGGGCGGGCCGGCCGACGGACCGCGGACGCTGACGTTCACCGACGGGAGCACCGTGGAGACGGACCTCGTGATCGGAGCGGACGGCGCCTTCTCCCGCGTCCGCGCGGCGGTGTCCGACGCGGTACCGCGCTACACCGGGGTCGGCTTCCTCGAGGCCTGGTTCGACGACATGGAATCCGCGCACCCGGAGCTGTCCGAACTGGTCGGCCGGGGCAGCGCCCACGTGGCCGACGGACAGCGGGGCCTGTTCGCGCAGCGCAGCAGCGGTGGGCACATGCGCGTCTACCTCATGCGGAGGGTCGCCCTGGACTGGATGACGACGAGCGGGCTGCGTCCGGACGACACCGACGGCATCCGGGCCCGGCTCCTCGCCGAGTACGCCGGCTGGTCACCCCGGATACTCCGGATGATCACCGAGAACGACGGCCCGTACGTCGACCGTCCGCTCTTCGCCCTGCCGGTGCCGCACACCTGGCGGCCCACGCCGGGTGTGACCCTGCTGGGCGACGCCGCGCACCTCATGCCCCCGCTCGGGGTCGGGGTCAACCTCGCCATGCTCGACGCGGCGGAACTCGCGCTCGCCCTCGCGGCGTCCGCCACCGTCGACGATGCCGTGCGCACCTACGAGAAGACGATGCTTCCGCGCTCGGCCGAGATCGCCGGCATGCTCGAGGGCGGTGCCGGTTTCCTGCTGGAGGAGCCGGACGACGAAGACCTCGCGCGGCTCGGTGCGCCCGGAGCGGACGGTGGACCCCGGGAGTGA